A window of Kyrpidia spormannii genomic DNA:
CCATGACTACTGCGCCTCCTCGAAAGCTTACTCAGGAACCTGCCCTTCGCCGACCCGCCGCCAACGGATGACTTCCGCGGGATCAAACGGTCCACTCCGGTCCTTGATCCACCCGAGCAGCTCTTCCACGGCCCGCTCCGCTGCTGCCGCCTCTATCCGGGTGATCCGGCCGCGCCTCACCGCCATCTCGAATTCATCCCGATCCACCACCTTAGGCCGACCTCGGGGTTCTATGCGCACGTCGAGCTCCAGATCCATCACCCGCAGGGTCTTTCGTTCCGGCAACCATACGGGCGGACTGGCTATATTGCAATAATAACCCGTCCCGTCTTCGCGACACAGGGCCATCACGTGAAACCACTTGTCCTCCCACAGCCAACAGATCACCGGGTAAGGACTGCTCCACCTCCGGCCATTCCCTTCCACCACTGGAGTCCCGGGAGCAAACCACAACACTGGAGATCGGCCTTGGAGCCACTGCGCTTCGGGCCACCGCCGGTGTGCTTTCCATGTCCCCGGGGAATCCCCGCGCTTCACACTCTCCAAACACACCCGCCCATAAGGAGCGACTTCCGGAACATCCCCCCACAACCCCATCCTTCGCCCCCCTCGGACCCGCGTACTCTGCCCATGACCGCCGCATCATAAACCGGATTCATCCCCCGGCCCCTCGGGTCGTCGGCCCCGTTCCTGAGAATCCGGGCGTCCTTCCCCTGTGCCGGATGGGGGTGGCCCAGATTCCGGAGGGCCCGATCCCGAGGATTCCGCCCCTGCACCACCGTCCGGGGGTACACTTGGGGAATGGGGAATAAAATCCTGGAAAATTTGCGCCCGTACCAAAGATTCGATCCCCACCCACAGGATGGGGCCTACAAATAGCCCAAGCACACCAAGGATCTTCCAGCCCACGTACACGGCAATCAACGCGGAAAAGGTATCCAGCCCCATGTTGTCCGCGAGGATCTTTGGTTCGATAATGTGGCGCACCAAGGAGATTACCCCCTGCAGCGCCAGAATCTCCAGCCCCAGGGTGTATTGCCCGGTGATCAGACACCACCCGGCCCACGGGATTGTCACAATCAAGGATCCCACGATGGGCACGAGTCCCGTCAAACCGATCAGCGTTCCGATGGTGATCGCATATTCCACGCGAAAAACCAACAGGCCGATGATCGACATGACCATGGTTATCAGCGTCAGGATCAGCTGGGCCCGCACCATCCCGGTCATCGCATGGGCCACATCCCGAAACACCGCGGTTAATTTCAGATCCCAGCTGGGCGGCAACACGGAAACCAGCCCACGGGCAATCCGCTCCCGGTCTCTAAGAAAAAAATACGTGCTGATGATGGCGAGCACCAAAACCGTAATCCACTCAGGAAGCCCCGTCAATCCGTGGAGCCAGCTGAGGACGTAGTCCAAGAGCCGGGAGACCTCCGTCGAACCAAGTTGCGTAAAATGTTGGAGCATCGCTTCCATCTCAGCGCTCATGGACGGAGGTACGATCTCCCGGCCGTGTTGAAACTGATAGCTGATCCAATCCCGCACCGACGCGTAAATTTGCGGCAACTGACCCGATAACACCGCGACTTCCTGGGCGATTTGGACAATCACATAAACCAGTCCGAGGGAGATCACCCCCAGTATCACGACCATGGCCGTCAGGATCGCGGCAGTTCGGGATACCCGCCACCTCTCCAGCAGGCGGACGATCGGCTGCAGGAGGACGGCGATGACCAGGCCGATCACAAAGGGCATCGTGTAGGGGAGCGTCTGCAAGAACGCCCAGGATACGACGATCATGAACAGAACCAACAGGGCCGTTTCGGCCAATTTGCGAAAATACCGCAGCAACTCTGGCGGCCACATAGAACCCGGGCGCCATCGGCTCAATGGGATCCCCTCACTTGACAAAAGTAAGTACATCCCGGACAATAAGTGCGACTGGCCTTATCGGAGTAACCGACCTCTCCAGATAAAACCGGCCCCGACAATGACCACGGCTGCAATGAGGGCCGCCATGGCCCTTGGGACGTTGCCGTCCGACAAACTTTGCCCCACCAGGGCAAAGCAAAAGATTGCAACCAAGGCCATGACGAAGAAGATCGGCCGGTACTTCCGCGGGACCCCGTCAGACGAGTGATTCGAAGGCTGGGTCAAGACGTCCGTCTCCTCTCAAAGGTTGGCTTCTCGTCCATGATAGCAGAGTCTGGCGCCGGTTCAAAGGGCGCCCGGCGGAGCCTCGAACAACATGAACGTTGGAAGGAGTTTCATGATAGAATGAGTATTCTGATCGTACTGCCCGTACCGTCTCCACCGGCCGGCGGAAACTGGGTATTCTCCGATCGCCTGCGCCGGCATTTGGCCGAGGTGAACCTCCATGTTC
This region includes:
- the ytvI gene encoding sporulation integral membrane protein YtvI, giving the protein MSRWRPGSMWPPELLRYFRKLAETALLVLFMIVVSWAFLQTLPYTMPFVIGLVIAVLLQPIVRLLERWRVSRTAAILTAMVVILGVISLGLVYVIVQIAQEVAVLSGQLPQIYASVRDWISYQFQHGREIVPPSMSAEMEAMLQHFTQLGSTEVSRLLDYVLSWLHGLTGLPEWITVLVLAIISTYFFLRDRERIARGLVSVLPPSWDLKLTAVFRDVAHAMTGMVRAQLILTLITMVMSIIGLLVFRVEYAITIGTLIGLTGLVPIVGSLIVTIPWAGWCLITGQYTLGLEILALQGVISLVRHIIEPKILADNMGLDTFSALIAVYVGWKILGVLGLFVGPILWVGIESLVRAQIFQDFIPHSPSVPPDGGAGAESSGSGPPESGPPPSGTGEGRPDSQERGRRPEGPGDESGL
- a CDS encoding DUF5325 family protein, whose translation is MTQPSNHSSDGVPRKYRPIFFVMALVAIFCFALVGQSLSDGNVPRAMAALIAAVVIVGAGFIWRGRLLR
- a CDS encoding DUF402 domain-containing protein — its product is MGLWGDVPEVAPYGRVCLESVKRGDSPGTWKAHRRWPEAQWLQGRSPVLWFAPGTPVVEGNGRRWSSPYPVICWLWEDKWFHVMALCREDGTGYYCNIASPPVWLPERKTLRVMDLELDVRIEPRGRPKVVDRDEFEMAVRRGRITRIEAAAAERAVEELLGWIKDRSGPFDPAEVIRWRRVGEGQVPE